One region of Betaproteobacteria bacterium genomic DNA includes:
- a CDS encoding (2Fe-2S)-binding protein, translating into MAMTLKVNGKSHEVDVEPEMPLLWVLRDELGLTGTKYGCGISVCGACAVHVDGEITRSCVLPVSAVAGRNITTIEGLSKDGNHPVQKAWVKLQVPQCGYCQSGQIMAAAALIRANKKPSDDVIEATMTNICRCGTYARIREAIKLAAKGS; encoded by the coding sequence ATGGCGATGACTTTGAAAGTGAATGGCAAGTCCCACGAGGTGGACGTGGAACCCGAAATGCCGCTGTTGTGGGTATTGCGTGACGAATTGGGATTGACGGGAACCAAATATGGCTGCGGCATCTCGGTGTGCGGCGCCTGCGCGGTACATGTTGACGGAGAAATCACCCGCAGCTGCGTGTTGCCGGTCTCGGCCGTGGCGGGCCGCAACATCACCACCATCGAAGGCCTCTCCAAGGATGGCAATCACCCGGTGCAGAAGGCCTGGGTCAAGCTGCAGGTGCCGCAGTGCGGTTATTGCCAGAGCGGGCAGATCATGGCCGCCGCCGCGCTCATTCGGGCCAACAAGAAGCCTTCGGACGACGTGATCGAAGCCACCATGACCAACATCTGCCGTTGCGGGACTTACGCCCGCATTCGCGAAGCCATCAAACTTGCGGCCAAGGGCTCCTAA